Below is a window of Salvelinus fontinalis isolate EN_2023a chromosome 31, ASM2944872v1, whole genome shotgun sequence DNA.
AACGTAAGACACTGGCTCAGATATTTTCTTTTTTACATTGTACTTTCCAGTTGGTGGATGCAGAACCAAGCCAGTGCCACACAACTCAGCTCAGCTGTGAAAAGGTTATGATGTGTACTGCTAAAAGGAAAGATGGGAAGGTTTGgaataaatgtaaatgtacctgGGTCACAGGGACTGCAGGGAAAGCACTTGGTTAGACCATTGGCCTCGTTCATGAAGGTCCCTCTGATACAGGGTATGCAAGATGTGCTGGAATCTACTGTACAATCTCTGCGGACCACCAAGCCTAATcacagaaaaaaaataaaaaattaaacttAGAGACGTTACATATTTTCTTTAAGTAGCCTAGTTTTGTTGTTTGGCTACCTGAAGAGAACTAGGGCCTATCACTCACAGCCTACCTATTCAAAGGCATTATGGAAAAGTGTGCATCGAACATCGAGTTTAACATCCTGGCAGTTAAATCATACTCGATTTTCAAAAATGTATCTgctataaaaacatgtttttacatgTTTCCCGCTCTTTGTTGATTTCGGTAGGGTATCCCCATATTTAATTGATCAGATGTTGTCAAAGCCGAAATAAGTGACATCGGTGCATTTAAAGTATACTCGATTTTTTAAATATCACATCCTTTTTCGCATACTCAGACGGCCGACTATTTACGATGCAAGCATGGGTATTCGGACAGAACCAGTGTTTCAAGGAACACAGCTCGCTGCACCATGAAGGTTTTTTTGGCCCCCGGTGACATCCAAGGGGGTTGTTTTCTCAGGACTTGATCTTCTATCTTTTTCACTACATACTGGTATGGTTCTGGAGATAGTAAATATAATGTTAAAATGTGAAAAAGTGACCCTTTAATTGGGAACATGCCGAATAGCGAAGTTTCTGCCGTGGTGTTAAAATGTAGCCCAAGTAGTTTTTGTTCTCCATAAAATTATCATGGAGTATTGCATCCTggtcttttttttgtttttttacccaaAGTGGATTTCTGTTTTCTCATTGAAAAGTGTTTCTTGTCTCTTGGCCTTTGTCAGCACTTTTAAACTAAATACTAAACCAACTTTTGATTTCTGAATGTGTCTGCACCGGGGACTCTGGATGTGGCTGCGTTATTGATGTCATGTTAAATCAAGCCTTTTGATTTGAACGGATTGTTTTAGTTTTGTAATCTAGGCTACCTTTTGAATTATTTAAGTTATTTAAGTTATTTATTTAAGTTATCAAGCCATAGCGGTCATTCTGATCTCGTTCCCAAAGTGCTTTAGTTTATTATGTTGCTGTCCAGCAGTTCTGAATTTGGGATAAACACGACTGTCCACGTTTTTCTGTGCAAtaccttttgatttgaacatattaaaagtgttggtgtgtgtacTAGGCTATTTGATATAATTTATACATGTTACAGCACTTTGATTTCACAAATAATTATGTTGAAATGGAACCAAATTATCTGTTTCTGTCCTCTTCAAATAGGATAGATGGACTTTATTGGCTACGGTATAGGTTGAGTGTGATAGGCTGGTTATAGGCAGCCTGAGTAGGCCTATCACTACATTCTATTCAGAGTTTAGAGAAATGAATGGAACTGGAAcgcagtcaggagccgctactgTATTGTGGCACACTTTTTACTAAACGGTACATGCTAAATAGTATGCGACGATGAGTACATAGTTTGCAGTTTAAGCATGTAGTACGCTAGTATGGATCTTCGGACACAAACAATGTCTCCCATTTACTGCATAAGTCTTTCTGAAACACTGTAGTGTATGAGATATATGAGCTACATGTAGAAATGTGCCTGCCCCTTGTTTACTGGTAACGTGCAATTCAGCAACATTGAAAAAGCTAATGCATAAATTAACATTACCTCTACCACACATTGGGCAGCACTGCCCATCAGACTTTTTGTATTCTGCTGGACCACAATTGCTTCCAAATACATGCATAAAATTCAAACCTGAAACAGACAAAAAAGATGAATTGGCTAAGGGCCAGTCTGTTTGTTCTCTCTTGACAACTCCTTAATTGCCATGCCATGCACTTAACAATGACATTGGAGTTGAAAATAAACAGACTGGAACTTGTAATTAAAACAAATTACAACTTCGTGTCTTCCTCCCCCTAATAAGTGGAAACCCACAAGATGGCGGCCGGATGGCAACGACTGTCAGACCGATTAAGACAACATCAACATATCGACTTCGAGTCAGGcgtggttaaaaaaaaaaatccaagcgCCGCAAACCTTGCCCACACCTGACCATGTAGCAGGATGAACAATTCATTTTGGTTCCGAAATACTGTAACCACGACATCAGATGAGTACGCTAGACTAATCACAAAGTAAGTCTGAATATTTATCTAAATCCGTCATAAAACGTTAATATAATTATCATTTGAGATTTTGCGTTCGTCAGATTGAAACTAATGAATGTGCGCTTGACTTCCGCTGCTCCCACAACCTTGTTTTAATGTTTTTCTTCTCATATTATCTAGTTAATGTCGTAAAACAGATTGTTGTAGCTAATTATACATAGACTATTTTAAGGGATAGTGCTATCAAATATGAATTGTTCTGTGGCGCAACTGTTAGGCAAGGAAGGATTAATTAAACTCGTTGGTTTCAACATAGCTTGCATACGTCTTATTGCTTTGGCAACATGCACATGGTTGTGGTTGTAAAGTCAGTTGCTAGCATCGATAACGCAAATTTGCTGATTCAATCTGAAATGTGATAGTTGGACTATTTGATTTAGCAGGACGCCATTTTATATCACAATTTTGTAAAACCTAAATGTAGCTAAACCAGCTAACTTACCAATGAGGAAATACTGTGCAGACGAAAGGTATACCATTTTCACTTGATAAAGACGTCAGAACGTTGTGACGATACATTAATACTGCTACTAGCCAACTATTATGTCACATATATGCTTTTAAAGCACCATTATTAGTCAATTATCTGTGCCTCTTGTTTAGCTAGGATAGCAAGCAGGGTGCGTTCACATGACACCGGAAATGACGTATTGGCTCCGTTTAAATTCTTAAATACATATATTCCCTGAAGTATAATTGAAAACCATTGAATTTAGTCTATAATAGGTCTGAAATATTAGGAGGTGCATTATACAAATAAACTTAACTGGCTCACACACATCCTTTCACTTCACATTTTgctttaatacatttttacaatataaGGTCATTGGAACACTTGAACATAACATTTTACTGCAGATACTCTATTAATCCCACGAGGTGACAATGGATTTGCCACCATATTtacacattaaaaaaaaacacatcagAGAGACTTGAGCACTGATGGAAACACACACAAATCATGACCAATGCAAAATCTATATTCCGTGAATAATCTGCTAAACACTATATAATACAATATGTACAAAATATGCATCAAAAGCAAAGGAACTATACAATCATGGAGGACTGTAAAAGTCATGAAGTGTTTATTATTAATTGGAGTCCTATTGGGATGCATCAGGGTCACACACTGGACATAGCCTTCACTTTGCACCATTGCCTTTGTGGGGAATGGGATTATACAAATTCATGGTCGCACAACAAGTCAATTGTTTCCAAACCAGTGTCCAGGCCATGTTATTCAAAGGTCCTTTTCACAGTTTGTATCAACagaatctacagtacatcacaagTTCCATGGGGATGCTGTGGGATCATCTTTAGATTTCCTCAGTTCATGGACATTTGTTCCAAAATGCGATTGTATCCTGCACCATCATCCAAAGACCAGGTGCAGTGTCATACAAAACTCCTTTAGTTCCAGTTACGCTCAAATGACTTGGACTGACCATTAAAATTAAGACCATCTGAACTTACCCTGGACAGTACAGACCTGGCTCCTACTAGGGTTTACATCTTCGTCCCCACTATTGGAAGGTTTTACAAAAATGTTTTTTCCTTGGAATTGTGTTTTAGGGTTTTAGGCCATGTATTAAGGTCATAATTGGTTTAATCAGTACACCACAAAACAAATGTGTCAGCCCCAACTTTTATTTAAAAATGGAGTCTAGATCACATTTACTATGTAGTGGACAGAAATTGGACCCTACTACGTCTCAGGCCAATGAACCTCAAACTGGATTGTTGTAAAGAATGTCCTAGGGGCATGAATCTGGTAAGGATAATATTAATAACATGTCAAGTTTACATGAAAAAGATAAAGTTCTAAATCATACATATTTTGGCTGAAGTTCACGAGAACTCATGCATACCATTCTGTACATATGTTAACAGAACCTTTACCTGTTCTTGTTCCCATAAACAGCGTTGCTCCCTCGGTGTCTGATTCCTACAAATGAAACCGCAACTCAATAAAACATAAAAAGTGGAACTCTCGAGTCAGTAGAAATAACGGAACAAGTTATGTCATCTATCTCCTTGCCACAGTGAGTATGTTATAAAATACAGAGGGTGCACATGAACATACCTCTATAGGTGTTTGTAGGCCTTTATGTACATCTGTAGGCCTTTGTGTCTCTGTAGAAATAGAAGCATTAGCGTTGAGACAAAATAATCAATATCGTCATATGACCAGTAGGCAGTGGTATTGTCAGAATTGACAAAAACTGGATATTTCTCACTGTTCATCTAGGCCAGGAATGGGCAACTGGTGGCCCTCATGCTTTTGAAGGCCCTCAGAACAATATTCCCAAAAAACAACCTTTTTTTTTCTCTGAaactcagtcagggtctcaacttactgtttataagttagaatagtagaacacACAAGATGCCATTTTGAAATTTCGTtttgcatcagcagtttctcttaTGTCAGTTACTGATAGTCAGTCAGTTATCCCATGTCAGCAAAACATTTTTAGACATCTAAGTTAGTTTagtggccagctatctaaacgtaTCATGGTCGGAATTACCGGTCAGGGGGCCCTCATTGAATTTGttagtctcactcagatatcatattaaaaactgcaaacatttccctctgacccatggcaaaatgtgcagaattACAGCAAACTTGCTTTTCATTTTCTCTACACCCTAAAACTTAACAAATGTCTCTCTGGTGTCAAGAGGGCCACTAAAATATGTTGCTcacaatgtgtctgtgtgtgtatggcgggggtgttgcccatccctgatctagGCAATTAATTAAAACAATTCCCTCCCACCAAAATAATCTTACCAGATAGGTTTTTTCTTCGTTTTCTCATAAAAATAGATACTGCAATCACTGCTGCTATCACAGttagtaccaccaccaccaccacagcagatagtaTTACAGCTATGGGAAGGGAGTTCTGTGGTCCACATTCAGAGTCGGACCAATGAGTTCCAAGTTTAATTTGCTGACGCTTCAAGGTATCACATCTATAATAAGAGAAATAGACCACTGATAATCAACAATTTAGTCATCCAACATTTAGTTTTACATTTCTATGTGAGCATATTATTGTAGTATTTAGTTTATATTTTGGGGAAAATAACCATTATACATGAGCCCcacttactgtgtgtgtggctggcagGATGTAAATGATCCATCTGAATAGGTATCACCAGTACAGTCAGAACACACAGTATCTGTAGATGTTGTTCCTGCACCAACACAGGGTGAAACTCATTAAGGATCCTAACTTGAGATGTGCTTAACTCACGACTGCATAAATCATGTACTGATGTCAATGGAAGATTTGCATGAAGACAAACCTGTGTGACTGATGTATTGACCAGGTTTACAGCTGCTGTGTCTCTGGGCTGCTCTACAACCATCCTTAGTTGGGTCATGACAGTAGAACCCCTCCAGTGTCCCACAGACCGTGTCTGATGAAGGTCTACATGACTGCTTTACCTTCAATCCAAAGCCAGGGTCACAGTTTGTACACAGTATGCATGCCGTAAGACCATTGGGTTCATCAAGGAAAGTGGAGTCGGTACAGGGGGCACAGGAAGTACTTGTCAATTCTGTACAGTGTTTATGTACCCGGTTTCCTGTGGGATAGAAGGTGAGTGTCATGGATTGATTGGTATTGAAATGTATTTTCTTCATAATAATCCATATAGTATACAGAGCTGGTCCTTACCTGGTGAACACATAGGACAGCATTCATCACCTGTTCTGTACTCTGCTCTACCACATGCACTAGAGCGCTCAATGGTTAGAAACACCAAAATGATTGGTAGATCTATCTGTAAATAGAGAAAATGAAAACATATCACTgtttaaaaatctgttttcgTCTATTTTGTACAGCAATGGTTTCATAAAACCAGTATATTAGAGTCAATGCGGCAGGGTGGTGGGGTCACACTTGGGTAAAGCAGGGTTGAAGAGTTTGGGGTTATGGTGGAGTTGAGAGGAGCGATTGACAGTTTCAAGTTGAGAACTCATATTTAATGTTTTCCATGTTTCCATTTGCGTTGTCAAGGCCATCTCCCTTCTGGAAGATGTGACTATGTTCAAAGACTAAAGAAAATTCTAGACAAATTTCAAAACAGGGTTTATAATTAAAGTTAGAATTTGACAGTACGCTCAGAGTATTCACA
It encodes the following:
- the LOC129829561 gene encoding tumor necrosis factor receptor superfamily member 14-like isoform X2; amino-acid sequence: MVRIGEPWLSFKAKWIIDLPIILVFLTIERSSACGRAEYRTGDECCPMCSPGNRVHKHCTELTSTSCAPCTDSTFLDEPNGLTACILCTNCDPGFGLKVKQSCRPSSDTVCGTLEGFYCHDPTKDGCRAAQRHSSCKPGQYISHTGTTSTDTVCSDCTGDTYSDGSFTSCQPHTQCDTLKRQQIKLGTHWSDSECGPQNSLPIAVILSAVVVVVVLTVIAAVIAVSIFMRKRRKNLSETQRPTDVHKGLQTPIEESDTEGATLFMGTRTDSCP
- the LOC129829561 gene encoding tumor necrosis factor receptor superfamily member 14-like isoform X1, giving the protein MVRIGEPWLSFKAKWIIDLPIILVFLTIERSSACGRAEYRTGDECCPMCSPGNRVHKHCTELTSTSCAPCTDSTFLDEPNGLTACILCTNCDPGFGLKVKQSCRPSSDTVCGTLEGFYCHDPTKDGCRAAQRHSSCKPGQYISHTGTTSTDTVCSDCTGDTYSDGSFTSCQPHTQCDTLKRQQIKLGTHWSDSECGPQNSLPIAVILSAVVVVVVLTVIAAVIAVSIFMRKRRKNLSETQRPTDVHKGLQTPIEESDTEGATLFMGTRTGKGSVNICTEWYA